AGATTCACCGCCTCGGCCGCCGTAGCCGGATCCTGCACGCCGGGCCCCACCACGACCACTACGCCTCCCCCCTCGGGGCGGAGCGCGCGGGCGGCCTCTGCGATCGACTCGGGGTCCATGTCCGCCTCGCGGCAAAGCGCCGCCGTGTCGGCTCCTTTCACCGCCTTTTGATATGCCTTTGCCCCTTCTCCATCCGGCGCCGCGCCCGCGCCGATCAGCGTCCCGGCCAGCGCCCGCAGGGCGCGCATCTCCTCGCCCGGAAGGGGATTGAGATGGATCATCCGCCCCTGCACCCGCAGATCGATCCGCCGCGGATGGAGGCTGATCAGGACCGCGCCGCCGCCGTGGGCCTTGCGGGCCTGGAGGGCGAGGATGGGGTGTTCCTCGAAGGGGTCTGCGCCGATGAGAAGCACCGCTTTCGCTTTGCCGATGTTTTCAATCCCCCCGTGTCCGCCGAAGCCGCCAAGCGCGGCCCTTTGGGCTTCGCTCTGGGCGGCGTCCCTCGGATGGAGCCTGCAATCAACGTGCGGGCTGCCGAGAACGGTGCGGACGAAGGCGCCGAACTGGAAGGCGGCCTCGTTCGTGGCGCCCGCTCCGCCGAGGGCCGCGATGGCGCCGCCGCCCTCTTCCTTCACTTTCAAAAGGCGCGCCGCGGCTTCCGCGTAGGCTTCCGCCCAGCCGACGGGCTGGAGGGCGCCTTCCCTCCGGATCATGGGCTGGGTGATGCGCGCGGGGGCGTGGTTGGCGCTCCAGCCGAAACGGCCCACATCGCAGATCCAACTGTCGTTGACCCGCTCGTTCTCCCCGGCGGTCACCCGCTTCACCATTCCGTCCATGGTCCAGACCTGCTGGCGGCAGCCCACGCTGCACAGGGTGCAGGGCCCTTCCACCTTGTTCATCTCCCAGACGCGGGCGGTGAAGCGGTACTTGTTGTCGGTCAACGCCCCCACCGGGCAGATGTCGATCACGTTCCCCGAGACGATGCTGGTCAGGGGGAGCGACTCGAAGATGCCGACCTCGGTCCGGTCCCCGCGGTGGGCCCAGCCGAACTCGCCCCCGCCGTCGATCTCCTGGGTGTAGCGGATGCAGCGGGTGCAGTGCACGCACCGGTTCATCTCCGGTTGGATGTAGGCGCTGATCTCTTTCTCGGGATAGATGCGCCGCTTCTCGTGGGTGCGGCTGATCGCCTTGCCGTAGGCCATGGTCTGATCCTGAAGCGGGCACTCCCCGCCCTGATCGCAGACCGGGCAATCGAGCGGGTGGTTCTTGAGGAGGAACTCGAAGACACCCTCCTGGGCCGCATCCACGCGCGGGGTGAGGGAACTCACCACCATGCCCTCGGCCGGCGGCATCGAGCAGGAGGTCTGCAGCTTCGGTATGGGATTGCCGCCCCCCGCGTCGAGCACCTCGACCAAGCAGGCCCGGCACTGGCCCACCACCGAGAGATACTTGTGGTAGCAAAAGTGCGGAATATGAACGCCCGCGCGGAGCGCCGCCGCGAGGATGGTTTCGCCCTTGCGGGCCGTCATCTCCCGATCGTTCAGCGTAAATTTAATTTCCTGATCGGACATCTCACCCTCAACCCGGATAGGGGCTGTCGTGCGGGCACCGCCCGCGGTCAATGTGTTCCTGAAATTCGCCGCGGAATTTATTGACGAACGCGCCGAACATCATGGCGCACGCATCCGAGAGCACGCAGATGGTGTTCCCCCGCATGTTGGGATCGATCGAACCCAGCGTGGCCAGATCGTCCGGCTGGCCCAGCCCGTTCTCGATCCGGCTGATGATCTGGGCCACCCAGCCCGTCCCCTCGCGGCAGACCGAGCACTGACCGCATGATTCGTGCTCGAAGAAAAGCGCGAGCCGTTGCGCAGCCTGCACCATGCAGGTGGTCTCGTCCATGACGATGACGCCCCCGCTGCCACCCATGCTTCCGGCTCGGGCGAGGGAGTCAAAGTCCATCTTGATCTTGTCCTCGTAGACTTCCTTGGCCGTGAGGCAGGGCGCGCTCGCCCCGCCTGGAATCACCGCCTTGAGCTTTCTCCCGCCGCGGATGCCGCCGCAGTGCTCCTCGATGATCTCTGCGCAGGTCAGCCCGAGGGGAAGCTCGTAGAGGCCCGGCTTTTCCACGTGGCCCGAGACGCAGTACATCCGCGTGCCGGTGTTCTTCTCGTCAATGCCGATCCCGGCGAACCACTCGGACCCTTTGTTGATGATGTGCGGGAGGTTCGAGAGCGTCTCGACGTTGTTGATGACGGTGGGCCGCCCGTAGAGGCCGACCACCGCCGGGAAGGGCGGCTTCAGCCGCGGGTGGCCGCGCTTGCCCTCGAGCGATTCGAGCAGCCCGGTCTCCTCCCCGCAGATGTAGGCCCCGGCCCCGCGGTGGGCGTAGATGTCGCAGGAAAAACCACTGCCCAGAATGTTCTCCCCGATGTAGCCCTTCTCGTAGGCCTCCGTGAGGGCGTGCTCGACCGCGCGCCAGGGGGCGACGAACTCCCCGCGGATGTAGATGTAGGCCTTCTCGATGCCGACGGCGTAGCAGGCGATCAGGATGCCCTCGATGAGCTGGTGCGGATCGCGCAGCATCAGCTCCCGATCCTTGAAGGTGCCCGGCTCGCCCTCGTCCGCGTTCACCGCCAGGTACTTCGGCCCCTCTATCTGGGGCACGAAGCTCCACTTGAGGCCGCACGGGAAACCCGCCCCGCCGCGGCCGCGCAGGCCGGAGGCCTTGACCGTCTCGATGACATCGGCCGGATCGGTCTCCCCCAGAATTTTTTTGATCGCCGCGTAGCCGCCGTCGGCTTCATAGCCGGCGAGGGTCGCGGCCTCGGGGTTGCCGAAGCGGCCCGTCACGATCTTTTCCATCACCAGTGCCATCTGCGGCTACACTCCTTCATTCGCCGAATCGTCGGCGCTTTTTGCTTCTCCCCCGTCCGCCGCGACGGCGGCCGGCTGTTCCTCGCGCGGCGAGCCGGCCTCATCGGCCCCGATCGGCCGGAGCGGCTCGCCCTTCTCTATCGCCCCGATGATGCCGTCCAGCATCCCGGGGGTGACGTTCTCGAAATAATCCTCGTTCACCTGCAGGCAGGGGGCGCCGCCGCAGGCGCCGAGGCATTCCATCTTTTCGATCGAATACTTCCCGTCCGCGCGCGTCTCGCCCGCCTTGCACCCGAGCCGCCGCTCCAGCTGACGCAGCACCCCCGCCGCTCCGAGCAGCGCGCAGGGGAGGTTCGAGCAAAGCTGGAAGTGGAACGCGCCGATCGGCTTCGTCTTGAGCATAGTGTAAAAGCTCACCACCCCCCAGACTTCCATCGGGGAGATGCCGAAGATTTCAGCGACGTGCTGCATCGCATCCCGGGTGAGGTAGCCCGCCTGCTTCTGGGCCAGCTGCAGGGCCGGGATCAGGGCCGAGCGCCTGATGGGGTATTTGGCGATGATGCGATCCAACTCGGCCCGGTTCTCGGGGGTGAACGCGAACCCTTTCATCTGCAGCGCGTAGGAAAAACGGCCTTCGCTCAAAACACGCTCCCTCGTCTGAATCTAGCGGTCGATCTCGCCGAGAACGATATCAATGCTCCCGATGGCGGCGACGGCATCGCCCAACAGGCTGCCCACCACCATTTCGGAAAGCGCAAACAGATTCGCAAAACTGGGCGCCCGCACCTTCACCTTGTAGGGGCTGGGGCTCCCGTCGCTGATGATGTAGTAGCCGATCTCTCCCCGGGGGGATTCGATGGCCTGGTACACCTCGCCCGCCGGGACGTCGTAGCCCTCGGTGAATATCTTGAAGTGGTGGATCAGGGCTTCCATGTCGTGGGAGAGCTGCTCCTTGGGCGGGGGAACCACCTTGGGGTCATCGGCCATCAGGGGCCCCTCGGGCATCCCCGCCAAGGCCTGAAGGGCGATCTTCCGGGACTCGCGCATCTCGGCGATCCGCACGCGGTAGCGATCGTAGACATCGCCGTTTTCGCCGAGCGGAACCGTGAAATTGAAATCGCCGTAGGCCAGGTAGGGCTCTTTCTTGCGGATGTCGTAGTCCACCCCGCAGGCGCGAAGCAGCGGGCCGGTCACGCCGTAGGCCAGCGCCTTCTCGGCCGAGATCGGGCAAACCCCCTGGCTGCGGCGCTTGTAGATCGGATTTTCGGTCAACAGCTCCTCATACTCATCCACCCGGTCGGGAAACTGATCGAGAAATGCCCGGCACTCGCCGTAAAACTCGGGATAGGGCTCGCGCGCGACGCCGCCCACGCGGAAGTAGCTGGTCATCATCCGGACCCCGGACACCTTCTCGAAAATCTTGAGGAGCGCTTCGCGCTCGCGGAAGCAGTAGAGAAAAACCGTCATGGCGCCGATATCGAGGCCGTGGGTGCCGAGCCAGACGAGGTGGCTGCCGATCCGCGTGAGCTCGGCGAGGAGCACCCGGAGGTACTGGCACCGGCGGGGCACTTCCATACCGAGAAGCTTTTCCACCGCCAGCACATAGCCCAGATTGTTCGACATCGGCGCGAGGTAGTCCATCCGGTCGGTCATCGGGAGGGCTTTGTTGTAGGTCCTCCCCTCCATGCTTTTCTCGATGCCGGTGTGGAGGTAGCCGATGACGGGTTTGCAGGAGAGAACGGTCTCGCCCTCGAGTTCCATCTCGAGCCGGAGCACGCCGTGGGTGCTCGGATGCTGCGGGCCCATGTTCAGGGTCATCGTCTCGGTGCGGATGGGACCGAGAAGATCCGGATCATGCTCGATGATTCGCGGGGCCTCTGCAGCCATGGTGGGCTCCTGCGTCCGCCGGAAGCCGGCGGGCTAGTCCTTCGCCGCGGGCTTCCCTAGCGGCGTTTCCCTGAACGTGAACTCCACCGGCTCTCTTCCGATGTCGAAATCCTTCCGGTGGGGATATCCTTCAAAACCCTCGGGTGTGAGAATGCGCTCGAGGGCCGGATGTCCCTCGAAGCGGATTCCCACCATGTCGTAGGCCTCACACTCGTGCGCGAGCGCCGCGGGCCAGATGTCCCCGACGCTCGGCACGGCCGGGGCCAGATCGTCTTCGCAGAAAACCTCCAGCCGGAAGCGCTTCGCCCGGCCCAGGTCCAGCAGGTCGTAAACCACCTTGAAGCGGCGCGGGGCCGGAAGCTCGAGGCAGTCCACACCGGAAACATGGCTCAGCAAAGAGAACCCGCGCACCTCCAGCAAGAGGCGGGCCGCCTCCCGCAAAGCGGACGGAGACACCTCGGCCGTCACCTGTCCGCGGTGCGCGCGGACGGAGACAAACCCCTCGCCCAGCTTCGCGCGAAGGGCTTCGGCGTCCGGGTCCGCCGCGTCCACACCATCTTTTCTGGAAAGCTCTTCTTCCACCTTGCCCACCTTCCGGCATCCACCCGCAGCGCCCATGCGAATGCCGCGAGGAATTCAATTCTGAGACGCTCTCCCGCTGGTGCCGCTACTCGCCTTCCCAAAAGCGCGGCGGTCTAGCTCGCCATTTTTTTTGGTTCGGTGCCGCCGCCGCGGTAGAGCGCCTGGGACTCGATTTTTTTCTGAAGTTTCAGAATGCCATCAATGAGGGTTTCGGGACGGGGCGGGCAGCCCGGCACGTAGATGTCCACCGGCACAATTTCATCAACGCCCTGGACCAACGCGTAATTGTTGAAAATCCCTCCCGTGGACGCACAAGCACCCATCGAAATCACCCATTTGGGCTCGGGCATCTGATCGTAGATCTGCCGGAGGACGGGCGCCATTTTTCTCGACACGCGTCCTGCGACAATCATCAAGTCCGCCTGGCGGGGTGAGGCGCGGAAAACTTCCGCTCCAAAACGGGCAATGTCGTACTTGCTCGCCGAGGCCGCCATCATCTCGATGGCGCAACAGGCCAGCCCGAAGAGCGCGGGCCAGAGGCTGTTCTTGCGGGCCCACTTGATCACATCGGCCGCGCGGCCCAGTACCACCTGACCTTCAATGAGCTCCTCTAGTCCCATTCGAGAGCTCCGCGCTTCCATTCATAGGCCAGGCTCGCCACCAGCAGCGCCATGAAGGGAAGTATCACAAAAAAACCGTACGTCCCCATCTCCCGAAAACTCACCGCCCAGGGAAAAAGGAAGATGGCCTCCACGTCGAACACGATGAACAACATGGCCACGAGAAAAAACTTGACGGAAAAACGCCCGTGGGCGCTCGTCTCCGACACGATGCCGCATTCATAGGCCATGCCTTTTTGAACGGTGGGTTTGCGGCGGCCCATCATGAAGGACACCGCAAGGCTCACAACGGCAAAACTGGCGGCGATCCCCACCAGAATGAAAATCGGCAGATATTCACGAAGCACAGCCCGGCCCCATCCCAAAAAATGGCGACCGATGGCCCTTTCGCCTGATAGAACCATCAGAATCGCCCAGATTCACAACGAAGCGCATCTTACGAAGGCACTCCCTGGGTGTCAACAATTCCGGGGCCGATTGTTCTGGAAAATCCGCGAATTTCAAGGCGATTCGAGAATCGCCCGCATCGCGGCTAAAGTTCCCTCTCCCGCTGCTTGCGAAGGGCCTCCTGGAGCGCGCCGATATAGCGGCGTGCGCCCTCCGAGTAGGGATGAACCGCGAGCGTGCGCTCAAAAGCCTCGACAGCGTTCTCCAGATCGCCCAGCCCAACATAGTTCAGCCCCAGACCGAAAAGCGCCCCCACGTGAAAGGGATTGAGTGACAGTACCTGTCGGCAGTCCGCGATGGACTCGCGGTACTTCCCGGCCAGATAGTAGGCTGTCGCACGCTTGTTCCATCCCTCGGGAAACCCCCTATCGCGGCGGATGATCTCCGCGAAATCCAGGATGGCGCCCCGCAAATCCCCCGTCTCCATCCGGGCCACCCCCCGTGCCATCAGGCGATCAAGCTCGGGATTGCCAGAGCGCATCCAGATTTGCCAGAGCGCGGCGTGGGCGGCTTCCCGGACGGCGGGATCCGGGTCGCGCAATAGGGCGGCCAGCTCCGGGGTATGGGCGAATAATCCTTTGCCCCCAATGGCTTTTGCCGCATCAATGCGGACCGAGGGCCGGGGGTCCTTCAGCCTTTCCAAGGGGCTGGAAGCCGGAGCGCCCTGGGCGGCGGGTCCCGCGGCCAACCCAAGGGCCAACCCCAAAAAGGCGCTCAGGCAAAGGGCTTTCCATCTCATGTTCTGCATAGCCGCCTCCTCAAAATCATATAATACATTGAATATATTGGCTTTAACTAAATTCACTCCTCCGGCCGCCCAGTCCGCCGTGGCGGGTCCTCCACGCCGTAGATTACCCCCACAAGATGAGAAGGACGACCCCCAGAAAAATGACAGCGCCGCCCCCTACCGCCTCCCGGATACCCTCGCGCTCCCCGAACAGGAAATAGCCCAGCGCCATCGCGAAAAAGATCTCCATCTGCTTGACCGACTCCACATAGGAGGAAAGCTGAATCCGGTAGGCCTCTCCCTGGCTCAGGCTCGTCAGGGCGGCGAACAGACCCAGCAGGAAAAAACTTTTCCAGTGCCGGGACATCTGGGAAAAATGCGTGGAGGAATAGCGGGCCACCACCGGAAAGGCACAAAGCGCGGCCGCCGCGTAGGTGCCCACCGTGGCGAAGGGGGTATTCGAGGTGAGCACCGCCCACTTGAACGTCGCGACCGAGGGTGCATAGAGCACCGCCGAGATCAGCGCGTAGCGCTGTCCCTTGTCCACGAAAAGCGCCCGGATCGGCTCCAGCGGGGAAAGGCGCATCCGGGTGATGTTGAGAAGATAAACGCCCGCCACCGTCAAGCCGATCCCCGCCAGCCCTATGAGAGAGGGCGTCTCCCCCAGCATGAAGAACGCGAAGACGACCAGCCAGATCAGCGAGGTCTTCCACAGGGGGCCGACCCGGGTGATGTCCCCGTACAAAAGCGCCTTCGAGAGAAACAGCGTGGCCGCCGTCTGGCTGATGGCGAAAAAGAAACACGCCCAGTAAAAGCCCGGCTTGAGCTCCGGCACCCCTTCCCAGAGAAGCGGCACCGCCGCGAAGGGAAGAATAAAAAGGAAGCGGCCCAGCACGCTGATGTACTCATCGAGGCTGTGGCCCAGGTGCTTCATCGCGGCGTTCCGAGACGCCTGGGCAAGCCCCGACACCAGCGACAAGAAAACCCAATCCACCGCCCGCCTCCTTGTTCGTTTCGGCCGATTCCCCGCCGATCCGTTCTACGCCCCGTCCTATCTCCTGACAAGAAACGCCTCCGGCCCGGGAAGTCAGATCTGCCGCCAGCGTGCTATCTTCGGGAAAATCTTTTCGCCGAAAAAGGATTCCGCCTTGACCTCAGCCGCTTCCCCGCCATCGCGCCCCTATCTCTGGTACGGCTGGGTGGTGCTGGCGGTCGTGTTCATCGCCATCACCACCCTGAGCGCGGTGCGCAGCTCGCTCGGCTTTTTTATTCCCTCGCTGGAAGCGGAGTTCGGCTGGAGCCGGGCGCAGTCCTCGGGCGCGTTTTCGGCCTCGCTCATCGGCCAGGCGGCCACCGCCTACTTCTTCGGCTGGCTGACCGAAAAATGGGGCGTCCGCAAAACGATGTCGCTCGGCGTCCTCATCGCGGGCGCCGCCTTGCTGATCGGCCCCTTCATCCACTCCCTTTTCGTTTTCTACCTGATGTACTTCTTCCTCTCGGCCGGCATGATCGCCGCGACCTACGTTCCCCAGGTCGTCGCCATCTCCAACTGGTTCGTGCGAAAGCGCGGGATGGCGATGGGCATCTCGAACACCTCCCAGGGATTCGCGCCTATCCTCAACCTGGCGACGCCCGTTCTCATCGGCGCGCTCGGCTGGCGGTACAGCTACCTCGCGATGGCCGCCTTCGTGCTGTTGTTCACCCTGCCCGTCACGGCGATCTTCCAGCGCGATCACCCGCGCGACAAAGGCACCGTGCCGGACGCGCCCTTTCTCCATAGGGAAGAGACACCCCCCGGCGCCGGCGAAACCCGGCCCGCCGAAGTTTCTTCCCCGGACAAAAGAAGCGCGCTCAGCCTCCGCTTTTTCTATCTCGCCGGGACATTCGGGGCGGTGGCCTACGTCTTCGCCTCCACCATCGTCCACACCGTCCCCCTGGCCCGCTCCTACGGCTTCTCCGCCCCGGAAAGCGCCGTTTTGTTCGCGATCGGGGGCGGCTTTCTCGTGGCGGGAAACCTGATCAGCGGCCTCTCGGATCGGATTGGAAGGGGACCCACCTTCATCACCGGCGCCTTGATCGGAAGCCTCGCCGCGTGCCTGCTCGCCCTCTTCGGCGCGGGCGCACCCCTCCTGCAAATCTACGCGGGGGTCGCGCTCGCGGGGGTGGCCCTGGGGATGATCCGGCCCACGACATCGGCCCTGCTGGCCGATCACTTCTCGGGGCCGGGCTTCGGGAGGATGAACGACCTCGTCAACATGGCCTTTTCGATCTTCGGCGCGGCGGGCCCTTTCGCGACCGGCTATCTCTTCGATCGGACCGGGGGATACCGGGCGGGCTTTCTCGTCATCGCGGGCTTTTATCTGCTCGGCGCGGTTTTCGCCGGAGCGCTCTCGCGCTTTCAGACGCGGTAGCCTCCTGCTTCAGGAAAAAATCTCCCCCACTTCCTGATGACCGCTGCCCGCTCGTCGTTCATGTCTCATCCCCAACGCGCGAAAACTCCCGCATTAGCCCGCAGCATCCCGCTCTCAAAAAAACCCGCATTATCCCGCAGCATCCCGCCATCGCCCCGCCAGCGCTCAAAATTCGGCAGTGGGTCAGTTTGCACAATGGATCAGCGGTGTCATTCCGAAGGAGCGAAGCGACTGAGGAATCTGCTGTGGAAAAGCAGATTCCTTGCACCTCCAGCACTCGGAATGACAAGAAATACAGACAAACTGACCCACTCCCCAAAATTCGCGCCGTATCGCGCAATCGCTCCGCCGGCCCCCTTTCGCCCAGCCCGGCGACGGGCTCCACTCTCGCACATGGGGAGGGAAAAGCCTGTGCAGAAAATGCGGGGAGATTCGGATCGCGCGCGGGCTAGCTCGCCACCGTCTCATCGTTCATAACGACATCCTCAAAAAAAAACGGAGGGACGCTTCCGCCCCTCCGCCGTCTGGGATGGCCCGCCCGGGGGAAAAACCTAGCCGACGAGCGCGCCCTTTCCGGCCTCGAACTCCTCGGGGGTGAGGGCGTCGGCGCACCCGATCATGGAATCGCGGACCACGATCTGCGCCAGCTTCTCCTCGCTCCAGCCCTCGGTGCCCCGCGGCCGGCGCGGAATGATCAGGAAGCGGCAGTCCGCCGTGCTGTCCACGACCCGAAGCTCGACACCCTTCGGCGGCGTGTAGCCCAGATCGGCGAGGGCGCCGTGGGGATCGGTCACCGCCTTGCTGCGGTAGGGGAAGCTCTTGTACCAGGTCGGCGGCTGGCCGAGCAGCGCCCGCGGATAGCACGAGCACAGCGTGCAGACCACCATGTAGTGCACCTTGTCGGTGTTCTCGATGGCGACCAGGTGGTCGATGGCGGTGGTGTCGATGCCGAGTTCCAGGCAGGCGGCGGCCGCGTCGGTCAGGAGTCTTTCCTTGAACGCCGGGTCGGTCCAGGCGCGGGCGACGACGCGCGATCCGATGGCCGGGGTCTGGGAGTAGATCACCTCGACCTCGCGGCGCACCTCGTCAATCGTGAGAATGCCCTTTTCGCGCAGCAGGTTGATGAGCGCGGCCGTGCGCACCTGGAAGTAATCGAGCTCGTGCTCGACGCGCTCGACGGGGTCTTCCTCGTGGGAATGGCCATGATCGTGGCCGCCCTCGCCATGATCGTGGCCGTGATCGTGGCCGCCTCCCCGCCCCCGGTGCTCGAAGTAGTGGTTCGGATCGTTCGTCGTGACCATGTTTGACCTCGAATTGTCGGATGGAAAAAGCTCGCCCCTAGGCCGGATCGAGCCAATGCTCAAAAATCTCGACAACCACCGAATCCGCGTCCTTGCCCGGATTGTGATCCCACAAACCGTTCAGGGGGAATTTCACCCAGTAGAGTTCGCAGAGCGGAAGGCCGTCCTTGCCGTAGGCCAGATCTTCGGGATTGCGGAACCTGCCGAAGTAGCGGTCAATCACCCCGCTCTTCCCGCGGAGGTAGAGCGGCGTGCGGATGTGGCCCGGCGGAAACTTGTGCTTCACGCGAACCGGATCGCCCACCTTGAATTTCGTGTCCATGGTTCTCTCCTGCGGTGTCATCTTCCGGCAGCAGATGGGCCGGAGCGAATGGAAACACCTGAATTTTGCCCCCCCGCTTCCGGTCTGTCTAGAGCTTATATCCCAACCCGTCTAGAGCTTGTACAGGCGCTCGGTGTTCCCGGAGAGGATCTTTTTCTGAACATCCGCCGAAAGGCGCGAGAGCCCGGGGATTTTCTCCGCCGGGCCCAGATTTCCCATGTCGAAGGGGTAATCCGTGCCGTAGAGAACGATGTCGGCGCCCAGCGTCTTCACCCCGAATTCGAGGCCGTCGGGGTTGTGAATGATGGTGTCGTAATAGAACTTCTGGATGTAGTTCTCGGGGGCTTTCGCGCCGTTCACCTTGGGCTCCTCGCGCTCGCCGTAGCCGTGCTGCCACCTCCCGCGGATCCAGGGGGTGTAGCCGCCCATGTGCGAAAGAAGAATCTTCAGGTCCGGGAAGCGGTCGAACACCCCGCCGAAGATGATGCAGGCGGCGGCGATGGTCGTGTCGAGCGGGTTTCCGATGAAATTGCGAAGGTAGTAGTCCTTCAGGCGATCGTTCACCCCCACCACATCGGTCGGATGGATGAAGATGGGAACATCCAGCGAGACCGCCTTGCCCCAGAACACATCGAGGGAGCGATCATCCAGGTTCATCCCGGCCACGTTCGAGCCGATCTCCACCCCGATGTGCCCGAGGCCCACGGCGCGCTCGAGCTCGGCGGCCGCCGCGGGCGGGTCCTGCAGCGGCACGGTCGCCATGCACGAGAAATGACCGGGGTCGGCCTTCGCGATGCTGATCAGGGCATCGTTGAAGGCCGCCGCGATGTCCTTGTTCAGCCCCGCGTCAAGCGCATAGTAGAAACACGGCGGCACGACCGAGAGGATCTGCCGGTCCACGTTCATGTTCTTCATGTGCTCGAGGCGCAGGGCGAGGTCGTAGGTCTCCTTCGGCAGGGGGTTTTCGTGCACCCGCTCCTGGCCGAGCACCGTCGTCTTGGT
This genomic stretch from bacterium harbors:
- the nuoG gene encoding NADH-quinone oxidoreductase subunit NuoG translates to MSDQEIKFTLNDREMTARKGETILAAALRAGVHIPHFCYHKYLSVVGQCRACLVEVLDAGGGNPIPKLQTSCSMPPAEGMVVSSLTPRVDAAQEGVFEFLLKNHPLDCPVCDQGGECPLQDQTMAYGKAISRTHEKRRIYPEKEISAYIQPEMNRCVHCTRCIRYTQEIDGGGEFGWAHRGDRTEVGIFESLPLTSIVSGNVIDICPVGALTDNKYRFTARVWEMNKVEGPCTLCSVGCRQQVWTMDGMVKRVTAGENERVNDSWICDVGRFGWSANHAPARITQPMIRREGALQPVGWAEAYAEAAARLLKVKEEGGGAIAALGGAGATNEAAFQFGAFVRTVLGSPHVDCRLHPRDAAQSEAQRAALGGFGGHGGIENIGKAKAVLLIGADPFEEHPILALQARKAHGGGAVLISLHPRRIDLRVQGRMIHLNPLPGEEMRALRALAGTLIGAGAAPDGEGAKAYQKAVKGADTAALCREADMDPESIAEAARALRPEGGGVVVVVGPGVQDPATAAEAVNLSLLLGADLLFAASGANLQGALDMGLHPEGLPPAACAAVWRRDLPQEKGLPAAEILDGLAEKKLRAIYLLGCDPITEAADAGAARRALEAAGLVILHAAHTCASMEYADIVLPAPSLYEEEGTITNLERRVQTLRRALRPALDRLLPETWKVFGEIARAMGHPMRAGSLDQIKVQMRELVPDYAGAVGRLPESGVHLRREAKKVYQSAALPPASAAGGGLRLVLAPTLWLSGAAVSAAFHLSDMPGAALRLAPPDAEAAGLVHGEVAEFEMGGEIFRLPVRVDVSLPAGLAWAPEGALRALGGGALDPAAGGARGVEIRVRAAAAVGAEA
- the nuoF gene encoding NADH-quinone oxidoreductase subunit NuoF — translated: MALVMEKIVTGRFGNPEAATLAGYEADGGYAAIKKILGETDPADVIETVKASGLRGRGGAGFPCGLKWSFVPQIEGPKYLAVNADEGEPGTFKDRELMLRDPHQLIEGILIACYAVGIEKAYIYIRGEFVAPWRAVEHALTEAYEKGYIGENILGSGFSCDIYAHRGAGAYICGEETGLLESLEGKRGHPRLKPPFPAVVGLYGRPTVINNVETLSNLPHIINKGSEWFAGIGIDEKNTGTRMYCVSGHVEKPGLYELPLGLTCAEIIEEHCGGIRGGRKLKAVIPGGASAPCLTAKEVYEDKIKMDFDSLARAGSMGGSGGVIVMDETTCMVQAAQRLALFFEHESCGQCSVCREGTGWVAQIISRIENGLGQPDDLATLGSIDPNMRGNTICVLSDACAMMFGAFVNKFRGEFQEHIDRGRCPHDSPYPG
- a CDS encoding NAD(P)H-dependent oxidoreductase subunit E produces the protein MSEGRFSYALQMKGFAFTPENRAELDRIIAKYPIRRSALIPALQLAQKQAGYLTRDAMQHVAEIFGISPMEVWGVVSFYTMLKTKPIGAFHFQLCSNLPCALLGAAGVLRQLERRLGCKAGETRADGKYSIEKMECLGACGGAPCLQVNEDYFENVTPGMLDGIIGAIEKGEPLRPIGADEAGSPREEQPAAVAADGGEAKSADDSANEGV
- the nuoD gene encoding NADH dehydrogenase (quinone) subunit D, whose protein sequence is MAAEAPRIIEHDPDLLGPIRTETMTLNMGPQHPSTHGVLRLEMELEGETVLSCKPVIGYLHTGIEKSMEGRTYNKALPMTDRMDYLAPMSNNLGYVLAVEKLLGMEVPRRCQYLRVLLAELTRIGSHLVWLGTHGLDIGAMTVFLYCFREREALLKIFEKVSGVRMMTSYFRVGGVAREPYPEFYGECRAFLDQFPDRVDEYEELLTENPIYKRRSQGVCPISAEKALAYGVTGPLLRACGVDYDIRKKEPYLAYGDFNFTVPLGENGDVYDRYRVRIAEMRESRKIALQALAGMPEGPLMADDPKVVPPPKEQLSHDMEALIHHFKIFTEGYDVPAGEVYQAIESPRGEIGYYIISDGSPSPYKVKVRAPSFANLFALSEMVVGSLLGDAVAAIGSIDIVLGEIDR
- a CDS encoding NADH-quinone oxidoreductase subunit C, coding for MGKVEEELSRKDGVDAADPDAEALRAKLGEGFVSVRAHRGQVTAEVSPSALREAARLLLEVRGFSLLSHVSGVDCLELPAPRRFKVVYDLLDLGRAKRFRLEVFCEDDLAPAVPSVGDIWPAALAHECEAYDMVGIRFEGHPALERILTPEGFEGYPHRKDFDIGREPVEFTFRETPLGKPAAKD
- a CDS encoding NADH-quinone oxidoreductase subunit A; the protein is MVLSGERAIGRHFLGWGRAVLREYLPIFILVGIAASFAVVSLAVSFMMGRRKPTVQKGMAYECGIVSETSAHGRFSVKFFLVAMLFIVFDVEAIFLFPWAVSFREMGTYGFFVILPFMALLVASLAYEWKRGALEWD
- a CDS encoding tetratricopeptide repeat protein produces the protein MQNMRWKALCLSAFLGLALGLAAGPAAQGAPASSPLERLKDPRPSVRIDAAKAIGGKGLFAHTPELAALLRDPDPAVREAAHAALWQIWMRSGNPELDRLMARGVARMETGDLRGAILDFAEIIRRDRGFPEGWNKRATAYYLAGKYRESIADCRQVLSLNPFHVGALFGLGLNYVGLGDLENAVEAFERTLAVHPYSEGARRYIGALQEALRKQREREL
- a CDS encoding DMT family transporter encodes the protein MDWVFLSLVSGLAQASRNAAMKHLGHSLDEYISVLGRFLFILPFAAVPLLWEGVPELKPGFYWACFFFAISQTAATLFLSKALLYGDITRVGPLWKTSLIWLVVFAFFMLGETPSLIGLAGIGLTVAGVYLLNITRMRLSPLEPIRALFVDKGQRYALISAVLYAPSVATFKWAVLTSNTPFATVGTYAAAALCAFPVVARYSSTHFSQMSRHWKSFFLLGLFAALTSLSQGEAYRIQLSSYVESVKQMEIFFAMALGYFLFGEREGIREAVGGGAVIFLGVVLLILWG
- a CDS encoding MFS transporter; the protein is MTSAASPPSRPYLWYGWVVLAVVFIAITTLSAVRSSLGFFIPSLEAEFGWSRAQSSGAFSASLIGQAATAYFFGWLTEKWGVRKTMSLGVLIAGAALLIGPFIHSLFVFYLMYFFLSAGMIAATYVPQVVAISNWFVRKRGMAMGISNTSQGFAPILNLATPVLIGALGWRYSYLAMAAFVLLFTLPVTAIFQRDHPRDKGTVPDAPFLHREETPPGAGETRPAEVSSPDKRSALSLRFFYLAGTFGAVAYVFASTIVHTVPLARSYGFSAPESAVLFAIGGGFLVAGNLISGLSDRIGRGPTFITGALIGSLAACLLALFGAGAPLLQIYAGVALAGVALGMIRPTTSALLADHFSGPGFGRMNDLVNMAFSIFGAAGPFATGYLFDRTGGYRAGFLVIAGFYLLGAVFAGALSRFQTR